Within the Desulfatiglans sp. genome, the region CAGGCGCGCCAATAATGCTCACAAGGTTCGTGCATGCAATAAATAATAAGGCTGCTATCATTACCGGCGCACTCCTGCTGACTGCTGGCAGCGGTTATCTGCTTACATTCGGACCTTCAACAACCATGCTTGAATGCCTTATTGCATTTGTAATAATCGGGCTTGGAATGGGTTTTATCTCAATCTGCACCCTGCTTGTTGTACAGAATGCCCTGCCCCCCAGAGATCTTGGTGTGGCCACATCATCACAGCAGTTCTTCAGGACGCTTGGCGGGACAATAGGGGTGGCCATAGCCGGTGCAGTAGCAACTGCAAGCCTTGTTTCAAAACTCAGATCCGCTGGAGATATTATACCTGCGGGCGTATTCAGCCAGGTCTCAGAAAATATAGAAAACATATTCAGGTCAGATTTTTTCACACCTCTTTCAGAGGAGATCAAGTTGATCCTTCAGAACGCTGTGGCAGGCAGCATCTCGACAGTCTTCTGGCTCGTTTTCGGAACAGCTCTACTGGCCCTTGTTTCCGGCCTGCTCATTCGGGAAGGTAAAAAAGATTAGAAATTGGAAAACTGCTACACTTGGTTTCATGCATATTGTTCAAAAACACAATTTTTACTTGAAACCTCCATATATCTATGCAAATTGGAGTTATCGAAGCCATTTTTCAAAAAGGAAAATACCCCGACAAAGATCTTAGAGGTTTAAAACAATTCATTGAAGATTTTCCTGTTGCCAGGGGCTTTCTGATTTATGGCGGAACAAAGCAGTTTTATGAAAATAATATAGAGATTATCCCTATTGATGACGCAATTGCCAGACTCCATGATATTCTTGATCCGTAAGGGTTCGAGTGGTCAAGGGTTCCGGAGTTCAAGTGGTTGTTTATTCGTCATTCCCACGAAGCCTGTCCCCTAGAAGTCGGGGAGCGGGAATCCATTTTGATTTTAAAACTAAAAACTAATGAATACCCCGATAAATCGGGATATGACGTTGCAATATGTTTTTCACTCGAACCCTCGACCCCTCGAATCCTTGAACCCTGATCCTTGTGTCTTATTTTTAAAATCTTGTACCTTGCACCTTGCGCCATGCGCCATGCGCCTTTTCTTATTCATACCTCAACGCCTTAATCGGTTTGCTCCTTGCCACCCGTGTTGTATTCCCCGCTACTGTAAACCATGCGATCACCAGCGCAATAAATCCTGAACCCAGACAAATGGGGATCATTAATAATGGATTAAACCTGTATGCAAACCGCTCAAGCCAGCTTTGCATTGCGAATATGGCAATAGGCCATGCGATAATATTTGCAATCAGCACAGGTTTTGAAAATTGCCATAACAGAAGGCTGACAATGTTTTTTACTCTGGCCCCCATCACCTTGCGCAGACCGATTTCTTTGGTACGACGTTCCACTGTAAATGAAGCTGAGCCGAACAGCCCCATACAGGCAATAACAATGGCCAGCAGAGAAAAGCTGATAAGTATTTTCTGTTCTGTTTTTTCCTGCTGGAACTCATGTGCAATCAGTTGGTCTACAAAAACAGTGGAGATCTGAACTTCTCCTAATACTTTTTTACCGACAGATTTAATCTGAGGCAATATGGACTTGTGAGAACCTTTAAATCGTATTGTAATACCGGAAACCGATTCAGGGTGAAGCAGGTAAACTTCCGCCCTTGGCAAAGTATTTATGCTGTAAATATGGTTGTCAGCAACAACGCCAATAACAGTGTGGTTTATATTTTTTAGTGTAGATGAATAAAGAACGACACCTATGGCTTCTTCAGCACGGGAAAATCCGAGCTGTCTGGCTGCGCTTTCATTTATAATTATATTCCGCTCTATGGATTCATTGGTGATATTTGTTCCATAGGTTGAAGTATCTATGTTCCATTCAGGCTCAGGGCTGTCACGCTCGATAGAATAATCCCTTCCTGCGATAACAGGGATCTTGTAGGTTTTAAAAAAATCATAGTCAATGCTTTCATCTGCGATTACATAATTTGTTTCCGGCTTCCCCTTGCGAATAAAAACCTGGTTAGTTTCGTGTTTCTGGCCTGGCTGAACGTTAGAAGAAGAAACAGATGAAATATCAGGCAGCTTTAACAGCTCCTGCTTGAAGGATGCAATTTTATCCTGAATGTTATCATTTGAGTCGATCCTGTTTATCACCAACAAATTATCCTTATCGTAACCGGGATTGCGATTAATGCTGTATTGCCTCTGCGCGAAAATAACGCATGTGGAAATTATAAGCATTATAGAGATAGCGAACTGAAAGATAACAAGCGCTGTTCTGAGTGTAATTGAACCGCTGGTCTCCTTTGACTGATTCGCCTTAAGGGTGTCTCCGGGTCTGAATCCTGAAAGTATAAACGCCGGGTAAAGACCGCCGTTTATACCTGTGACAACAAACAGAATCAGTATTGGTACAAATGTGGAAGGAGAAGTGTAATTCAATGTTAAGGGTCTATCTATTATTGACTCAAAAAGCGGAAGCATTATCTCTACAATCCCTATGGCTAAAATCATTGAGAGCAGTACAATAAAGGTAGATTCTCCGAGGAACTGCACAATTAATTGTTTTCGTTTGGCCCCCACCATTTTTCTCATGGCAATTTCCCTGGCGCGCTGTGTAGACTTTGCCGTTGTCAGGATAATAAAATTAATGCACCCTATTAAAAGAACAAGGAAAGATATAATCGTAAAAGAGATTACTGCCTGCCTGTTGCCTCCAGTTCTCTCAATGTCCCATGGCGAATCAAGGTGCGCATCAGCGAGTTTTTGGAAATCCATTGACAGGATATCGCTGGCTTTTAAGGTCTGATCTGATAAAATTCCTGAAATATCAATATTCTTGTCAATAAATGAAGGCATGAGCGGTTTAAGGGATTCAATATCAACTCCTTTTTTAACCTTAAAATAAGTGCCGGTGTTAAAATTAAACCAGCCATATGCACCTGCTGGAAGAAGCGTATCATCAAGCAGAGACAATAAAGGTATGTCAAGTACAGTATTACCGGAGGTGCTGTATACAGCAGTTACCAGGTAATCAGTCCGTAAATCACCAACAACAATTGTTATAACTTTACCAACCGGGTCCTGGTTCCCAAAATATCGGATGGCTGTTTCTTCTTTTAATGCAATATTGTTTTTACCGGTGAGTGTATCATCAAGGCTACCTGCAATTACTTTAAACTGAAACATATTTGGAAAAGAAGAATCAACCAATACAAGTTTGTCATTAAACCTTGAAGTCCCTGTGTCTATGCTCAATTCACCGGAAAACGTTCTGGCACTCTGCTCTATATTGTCCTTGTAGAATATTTCAAGCAATGGCATCGTTTGTAAAGGAGCATCAGCATCCCTTGAAGCTTTTTTTCCAGGTATTTTCAATTGGGTAGTTACCCTGTATATCCTGTCGGAATCTTCCCATTGCCTGTCATAGGAGTATTGATCCCTGACATACAGTGCGATGATAATGCACGCCGCCAGGCCGATTGCCAGGCCAGCGATATTGATCACACTGTAGAGTTTGTTTTTGATCAGGTTGTTTAAAGCTGTTATGAAGTAGTTTTTTAGCATGGGATCTCCTATGGGATCGATTCAAAATTCAAGGTTCAAAATTTCCGTCGTCGCTAAAGCTATGCCGGACAGGCAAAATTCAAAGTTTCAAGCTTTTAAAACCTTGCGCCCTGAACCCTTCTTTTACTCATACCTCAACGAATGAATCGGGTTTTTCCTTGCCGCACGGGTTGTATTGCCTGCAACTGTTGACCATGCAATAACAAGGGCAATCAAACCTGAAACTATGCAAATGGGGATAAGCAGCAGCAGGTTGATCCTGTATGGGAACCTCTCTAACCAGTTTCTCATCACGAATATAGCAACAGGCCAGGCAATAATATTTGCTATCAACACAGGTTTGGAAAACTGCCACAGGAGCAGGCTGACTATATTTTTTATCCTGGCGCCCATCACTTTTCTCAGACCTATCTCCCTGGTGCGTCTTTCTACTGTAAACGCAGCAGACCCGAATAACCCCATACATGCGATAAGAATTGCCAGTATAGAAAAACTGATAAGGACTTTCTGTTCTGTCTTTTCCTGTTGAAATTCCTGGGCGATAAGCTGATCTACAAAAACAGTTGAAATCTCTTCATCCCCCATCACCTTTTTCCAGACCTCGTTAACCCCATTTAAGATCTTTTTGGGGGAACTATTAAAACGAACGGTCATAACATTAGCACCATCCGGATCAAGCTGGTATACCTCCGCCCTTGGCAGGGTTCTCATACTGAATATATGATTATCCGCTACAACACCGATAATGGTATAACTGATATTGTTGATGGTGGTCGAGTTGAGCATCTCTCCTACCGCCTCTTCCGGGCTTGAAAAACCGAATTCCCTTGCCGCGCTCTCATTGATGATCAAGTTTCTTTCAATAAGTTCTTTTGTCTCGTTTCCGCCTATTGTGGTTGTCATCATATCTATTTTTGGGTCGGGGATATCACGTTCAATAGAATACTCCCTGCCTGCGACTATGGGTATTCTATATGTCTTAAAATAGTCATAGCCAACACTGGTTGTGGCCTTAATATATGTTGTTTCAGGATGTCCCGGATGGGTATAGGCAAGGTTGCTCTGCTGCTGCTGGCTGGGTTCCACCTGTGACACACCTGCATTTGTAACATCAGGCAGGTTCAACAGCTCCTGCTTGAGCACCTCTATTTTACCTTTAACCTTTTCATTCGCACTTAACCGGGTGATTACCAAAAGATTTTCTTTATTATATCCCGGGTCGCGGTTCATACTGTATCGCATCTGTGTAAAGATCACTCCGGTGGAAACGATCAGAATTACAGAGATGCTGAACTGGAATACCACCAGGATATTCCTTAAAGACATCGATCCACGGGTTTCCTTTGACTGGTTCGCCTTCAGGGTCTCTCCAGGCTTGAATCCGGAAAGGATAAATGCCGGGTACAGACCGCCGCTGATGCCAACAATGATAAGCAAGGCCAGTAATGGTAGAAAAGTCGAAGGAGAGGTATAATTCAAGGAAAAGGATTTACCCACTATTGCTTCAAAAATTGGAAGCATTATTTCGACAACGCCCATGGATAAGATCATGGAAAGAAGTACAATAAATAATGATTCACCCAGAAACTGCGCAATCAACTGCTTTCGTTTGGCGCCCACAACCTTTCTCATGGCAACTTCTCTTGCCCGTTGTGTAGCCTTTGCGGTAGTAAGAATAGTGAAGTTGATACTACCGATTAACAGCACAAGCAGTGATATGGCTGCAAACGAGATCACCACTGTCTTGTTACCTCCGGCCCTGTAGACATCCCATGGTGAGTCAAGATGCGCATCTTCCAGTCTTTGAAAATCCATAGACACAATATCACTCGACTTGAGTCCGGGGTCGGATATGATTTTAGAAATATCTATATTCCGGTCAATTAATGCAGCAAGAAGCGGTTTCATGGTTTCGACATCAACACCTTCTTTTAGTTTTACATATGTGCTGCAATTGAAATTAAACCAGTTTTTTATTGATGCAGGGAGTAACGTATCATCAAACAGGGCCAGCACGGGTAAATCAAGAACAGTATTTCCCGGAATGCGATATACGGCGGTTACCTTGTAGTCATTTTGAATGTTTTCAATGCTCATTGTTATCACTTTGCCGATGGGGTCCTCTTTTCCAAAATGACGTTTTGAAATCTCCTCGCTCAATGCAACATTGTTTATGCTTGTGAGGGTCTCTTCCAGACTGCCTGCAATGGTTTCGAGCTTGAATATATCGATAAATGCCCGGTCAATATCTGCAACCCTGCCTTTAAATTTGTCGGTTCCAATATCAATCGTCATTTCTCCAGCAAAGACACGGGCGCTTTTTTCAATTTTGTCTTTAAAATATTCTGAAAGCACCTGCATTGCAGGAAGGGGTGATGTTGAAAACTCTGCGCGTGGTTTACCGGGCAGTGTTGCAGAGAAATTAACCCTGTGTATCCTTTCTGAATCCTTCCATTGTTTGTCATAGGAATACTGATCTTTAACATAAAGCGCAATAACAAGACATGCTGAAATACCGATGGCAAGACCGGCTATGTTGATTACACTGTAAAGTTTGTTTTTGATCAGGTTGTTTAAAGCTGTTATGAAATAGTTTTTTAGCATTTTTTGCTCCTTGAAAAAAATTCGAGGATGACGATATTTTGTAGGGGCGAAAAATTTTTCGCCCCTACATCGGTATTCAAACCTTGAACCTCAAACCTGGAACCTTGAATCTTGTTTTTACTCATACCTCAACGATTGAATCGGTTTACTTTTAGCAACCCTTACTGTATTTCCCGCCACGGTTGACAATGCAATAACTACCGCAACCGAGCCTGACACAAAACAAATGAGGATCAATAACGACAGGTTGATCCTGTATGGGAATCTTTCAAACCAGTATTGCACAGCAATTATTGCGAGAGGCCAGGCGATGATATTTGCAATCAATACGGGCTTTGAAAACTGCCATAATAGCAGGTTTACAATGTTCTTTACCTTTGCGCCCACAACCTTACGCAGACCAATCTCTTTTGTTCTTCGTTCAACTGCAAAGGCGGCTGATCCATACAATCCCAGGCAGGCAATTATAATAGCCAGTATGGAAAAACTGATAAGCACCTTCTGTTCTGTTCTCTCCTGCTGGAATTCCTGCGCAATAAGCTGATCAACAAAGACAGTGGAGATCTCAGCGTCACCCACTACCTTTTTCCATACTGTGTTAACCTTTTCCATAATAGCTTCAGGTGATCCGGTAAATCGCAGGGTAACAACATTCGCCTGATCCGGCTGAAGCAGGTAGACCTCTGCCCTGGGAGTTGCATTTATACTGAAGAGATGATTATCGGAAACAACACCGATGATTGTATACCTGCTGTTATTGGCTGTTGTTGAATTGATGATCTTTCCTATTGCATCCGCGGGTTTGGAAAATCCCAGTTCTCTGGAGGCGCTTTCATTGATAACTATATTTCTTTCAGAAAGCTTCTTTCCTGGTCCGCTGCCGATTTCAAAATCCATTCCCAGTATTGGTTCGGGAAGATCACGACCTTCTGAATAATTCCTCCCTGCTATAACGGGAATCTGATATGTCTTGAAATAATCATAGCAGACTCCGCTGGCGAATATCAGATGACTTGTCTCAGCAGCCCCTGGAAGTGTATA harbors:
- a CDS encoding FtsX-like permease family protein, translating into MLKNYFITALNNLIKNKLYSVINIAGLAIGLAACIIIALYVRDQYSYDRQWEDSDRIYRVTTQLKIPGKKASRDADAPLQTMPLLEIFYKDNIEQSARTFSGELSIDTGTSRFNDKLVLVDSSFPNMFQFKVIAGSLDDTLTGKNNIALKEETAIRYFGNQDPVGKVITIVVGDLRTDYLVTAVYSTSGNTVLDIPLLSLLDDTLLPAGAYGWFNFNTGTYFKVKKGVDIESLKPLMPSFIDKNIDISGILSDQTLKASDILSMDFQKLADAHLDSPWDIERTGGNRQAVISFTIISFLVLLIGCINFIILTTAKSTQRAREIAMRKMVGAKRKQLIVQFLGESTFIVLLSMILAIGIVEIMLPLFESIIDRPLTLNYTSPSTFVPILILFVVTGINGGLYPAFILSGFRPGDTLKANQSKETSGSITLRTALVIFQFAISIMLIISTCVIFAQRQYSINRNPGYDKDNLLVINRIDSNDNIQDKIASFKQELLKLPDISSVSSSNVQPGQKHETNQVFIRKGKPETNYVIADESIDYDFFKTYKIPVIAGRDYSIERDSPEPEWNIDTSTYGTNITNESIERNIIINESAARQLGFSRAEEAIGVVLYSSTLKNINHTVIGVVADNHIYSINTLPRAEVYLLHPESVSGITIRFKGSHKSILPQIKSVGKKVLGEVQISTVFVDQLIAHEFQQEKTEQKILISFSLLAIVIACMGLFGSASFTVERRTKEIGLRKVMGARVKNIVSLLLWQFSKPVLIANIIAWPIAIFAMQSWLERFAYRFNPLLMIPICLGSGFIALVIAWFTVAGNTTRVARSKPIKALRYE
- a CDS encoding FtsX-like permease family protein, producing MLKNYFITALNNLIKNKLYSVINIAGLAIGISACLVIALYVKDQYSYDKQWKDSERIHRVNFSATLPGKPRAEFSTSPLPAMQVLSEYFKDKIEKSARVFAGEMTIDIGTDKFKGRVADIDRAFIDIFKLETIAGSLEETLTSINNVALSEEISKRHFGKEDPIGKVITMSIENIQNDYKVTAVYRIPGNTVLDLPVLALFDDTLLPASIKNWFNFNCSTYVKLKEGVDVETMKPLLAALIDRNIDISKIISDPGLKSSDIVSMDFQRLEDAHLDSPWDVYRAGGNKTVVISFAAISLLVLLIGSINFTILTTAKATQRAREVAMRKVVGAKRKQLIAQFLGESLFIVLLSMILSMGVVEIMLPIFEAIVGKSFSLNYTSPSTFLPLLALLIIVGISGGLYPAFILSGFKPGETLKANQSKETRGSMSLRNILVVFQFSISVILIVSTGVIFTQMRYSMNRDPGYNKENLLVITRLSANEKVKGKIEVLKQELLNLPDVTNAGVSQVEPSQQQQSNLAYTHPGHPETTYIKATTSVGYDYFKTYRIPIVAGREYSIERDIPDPKIDMMTTTIGGNETKELIERNLIINESAAREFGFSSPEEAVGEMLNSTTINNISYTIIGVVADNHIFSMRTLPRAEVYQLDPDGANVMTVRFNSSPKKILNGVNEVWKKVMGDEEISTVFVDQLIAQEFQQEKTEQKVLISFSILAILIACMGLFGSAAFTVERRTREIGLRKVMGARIKNIVSLLLWQFSKPVLIANIIAWPVAIFVMRNWLERFPYRINLLLLIPICIVSGLIALVIAWSTVAGNTTRAARKNPIHSLRYE
- a CDS encoding FtsX-like permease family protein translates to ETLKPLTPAFIDQNIDISKIISEPGLKASNVLKMDFQNIKSIHLGSPWDTSRAGGSMTLVLSFAAIALLVLVIGCINFTILTTAKATQRAREVAIRKVVGAKRKQLIIQFLGESVFLTLIAIVLSLGLVEIMLPVFESVIGKSLSPDYSSPVTLVSLILLFIVTGMSGGLYPSLILSGFKPGSILKANQSKETGGSITIRNILVIFQFIISIIIIIAAIAVYAQLKYSLDRDPGYNRENLLIINKINLYPGLGSRIELFKSELKKISGVTDVSLSEIQPSQKIKNDRVYTLPGAAETSHLIFASGVCYDYFKTYQIPVIAGRNYSEGRDLPEPILGMDFEIGSGPGKKLSERNIVINESASRELGFSKPADAIGKIINSTTANNSRYTIIGVVSDNHLFSINATPRAEVYLLQPDQANVVTLRFTGSPEAIMEKVNTVWKKVVGDAEISTVFVDQLIAQEFQQERTEQKVLISFSILAIIIACLGLYGSAAFAVERRTKEIGLRKVVGAKVKNIVNLLLWQFSKPVLIANIIAWPLAIIAVQYWFERFPYRINLSLLILICFVSGSVAVVIALSTVAGNTVRVAKSKPIQSLRYE